The following are encoded in a window of Mycobacterium decipiens genomic DNA:
- a CDS encoding RidA family protein has product MGTPTFMMFDAAPEACAPYSHAVEIDGWLWITGQMPNYADDHARPLPEGIEAQTRNVMDNLKIVLGELGIGLGNVVQTRAFLTEFKRDYETFNGVYESYFEPGKLPARTCIGVTALALDALVEVDFVARRP; this is encoded by the coding sequence ATGGGTACTCCGACATTCATGATGTTCGACGCGGCCCCCGAGGCATGCGCGCCCTACAGCCATGCCGTCGAGATCGACGGCTGGTTGTGGATCACCGGGCAGATGCCCAACTATGCCGACGACCACGCGAGGCCATTACCGGAGGGCATCGAGGCCCAAACCCGCAACGTGATGGACAACCTCAAAATCGTGCTCGGAGAGCTCGGGATCGGGCTGGGCAATGTTGTGCAAACACGCGCCTTCCTCACCGAGTTCAAGCGTGACTATGAGACGTTCAACGGGGTCTACGAGTCCTACTTCGAGCCGGGAAAGTTGCCCGCCCGCACCTGTATTGGTGTGACCGCACTCGCACTGGATGCTTTGGTCGAGGTCGACTTCGTCGCCCGCAGGCCGTAG
- a CDS encoding antibiotic biosynthesis monooxygenase, producing MSASGGDVVATAVVARKVRPEHVEAYRAWQYEIDAATSKSPGFIGTETIAPVAGVHDDWVIIFRFDSRENLSRWMQSEQRRELLERGDELLETPADEHTMIGGRPAAHSVTVVVNATPRPGQETKFLAAEKALETAARSFDGFTGYELFEPTQDGGEWTSLYRFAESRYADQWLKSETRARLLGNLHEHSERNVVRKVPSSFGSWFSFNEVDGANTPNWKQSMTVLLMLYPTIPSCPICRVSVPPCSCGPSLPTS from the coding sequence ATGAGCGCTTCCGGCGGTGATGTTGTTGCGACCGCCGTCGTGGCGCGCAAGGTACGCCCCGAGCATGTCGAGGCCTATCGGGCCTGGCAATACGAGATAGACGCCGCGACCAGCAAGAGTCCCGGATTCATCGGAACCGAGACGATCGCCCCCGTAGCGGGTGTCCATGACGACTGGGTCATCATCTTTCGGTTCGATTCCAGGGAAAACTTGTCGCGTTGGATGCAGTCCGAGCAGCGCCGCGAATTGCTCGAGCGTGGCGATGAGCTTCTCGAAACTCCTGCAGATGAACACACCATGATCGGTGGCCGGCCGGCTGCCCACTCGGTCACCGTTGTTGTCAATGCGACTCCGCGCCCGGGCCAGGAAACGAAGTTCCTCGCCGCGGAAAAGGCCCTCGAAACAGCGGCGCGGTCTTTCGACGGCTTCACCGGCTACGAACTGTTCGAACCGACCCAGGACGGGGGCGAGTGGACCAGCCTGTATCGCTTCGCCGAATCGCGCTACGCCGATCAATGGCTCAAGTCCGAAACACGCGCAAGGCTTTTGGGCAATCTGCACGAACACTCCGAACGAAACGTCGTACGCAAGGTGCCGAGTTCCTTCGGTAGTTGGTTCAGCTTCAACGAGGTAGACGGGGCGAACACCCCGAACTGGAAACAGTCGATGACCGTTTTGTTGATGCTCTACCCCACGATTCCCTCCTGTCCTATCTGCAGGGTCTCGGTACCCCCCTGTTCCTGCGGACCTTCGCTTCCAACGTCTTGA
- a CDS encoding serine/threonine-protein kinase PknG, with protein sequence MAKASETEHSDPDLDLGPGTQPADEPTATSGAVRPLSTQAVFRPDFDDDDDFTDLTVGSPAAEPTDRMATTKRVRPPVRRLGGGLVEIPRVPDIDPLAALMTNPVVPESKRFCWNCGRPVGRSDSKAKGASEGWCPYCGSPYSFLPQLNPGATIAGQYEVKGCIAHGGLGWIYLALDHNVNDRPVVLKGLVHAGDAEAQAMAMAERQFLAEVVHPSIVQIFNFVEHADRHGDPVGYIVMEYVGGQSLKQGLKTSKGEKLPVAEAIAYLLEILPALSYLHSIGLVYNDLKPENIMLTEEQLKLIDLGAVSRINSFGYLYGTPGFQAPEIVRTGPTVATDIYTVGRTLAALTLNLRTRNGRYEDGLPEDDPVLAKYDSFGRLLRRAIDPDPRRRFTSAEEMSGQLIGVLREVVARDTGTPRPGLSTIFSRTRSTFGVNLLVAHTDVYLDGQVHSEKLTAKEIVTALQVPLVDPADVAAPILQATVLSEPVQTLDSLRAARHGALDAEGVDLSESIELPLMEVRALLDLGDVAKATRKLDDLAERVGWRWRLIWYRAVAELLTGDYDSAIKHFTEVLDTFPGELAPKMALAATAELAGHPDEHKFYQAVWKTDDGVISTAFGLARCLSAEGDRAGAVRTLDQVPATSRHFTTARLTSAVTLLSGRSQLEVTEQQIRDAARRVEALPPTEPRVLQIRALVLGGALDWLKDNKASTNHILGFPFTVHGLRLGVEASLRSLARVAPTQRHRYTLVDMANKVRPTSTF encoded by the coding sequence ATGGCGAAGGCGTCAGAGACCGAACACTCGGACCCCGACCTGGATCTGGGCCCCGGCACCCAACCGGCGGACGAGCCGACCGCTACCTCGGGGGCAGTTCGGCCATTGAGCACTCAGGCGGTGTTCCGCCCCGATTTCGACGATGACGACGACTTCACGGATCTGACGGTCGGCAGCCCGGCCGCCGAGCCGACAGACCGGATGGCCACTACTAAGCGGGTTCGCCCGCCGGTCAGGCGGCTCGGCGGCGGCCTGGTGGAGATCCCGCGGGTACCCGATATCGATCCGCTCGCGGCCCTGATGACCAATCCGGTGGTGCCCGAGTCCAAGCGCTTCTGCTGGAACTGTGGACGACCCGTCGGCCGGTCCGACTCGAAGGCGAAGGGGGCATCAGAGGGCTGGTGCCCATATTGCGGCAGTCCGTATTCGTTCCTGCCGCAGCTGAATCCCGGGGCCACCATCGCCGGACAGTACGAGGTCAAGGGCTGCATCGCGCACGGCGGGCTGGGCTGGATCTACCTTGCCCTCGACCACAACGTCAACGACCGTCCGGTGGTACTCAAGGGTCTGGTGCACGCCGGTGACGCCGAAGCGCAGGCGATGGCGATGGCCGAACGGCAATTCCTCGCCGAGGTGGTGCACCCGTCGATCGTGCAGATCTTCAACTTTGTCGAGCACGCCGACAGGCACGGGGATCCGGTCGGCTACATCGTCATGGAGTACGTCGGTGGGCAATCGCTCAAACAAGGCCTCAAAACAAGCAAAGGCGAGAAACTGCCGGTCGCCGAGGCGATCGCATACCTGTTGGAAATCCTGCCCGCGCTGAGCTACCTGCACTCGATCGGCCTGGTCTACAACGACCTGAAGCCGGAGAACATCATGCTCACCGAGGAGCAGCTCAAGCTGATCGACCTGGGTGCGGTGTCGCGGATCAACTCGTTCGGCTACCTCTACGGCACGCCCGGCTTCCAGGCGCCCGAGATCGTGCGCACCGGCCCGACGGTGGCCACCGACATCTACACCGTGGGTCGCACCCTCGCGGCGCTCACGCTGAATTTGCGCACCCGCAACGGCCGCTACGAGGACGGGCTGCCCGAAGACGACCCGGTGCTGGCCAAATACGACTCTTTCGGCCGGTTGCTGCGCCGCGCCATCGACCCCGACCCACGGCGGCGGTTCACCAGCGCCGAGGAGATGTCCGGGCAGCTGATCGGCGTGCTGCGCGAGGTGGTCGCCCGGGACACCGGCACGCCACGGCCCGGGTTGTCGACGATCTTTTCCCGCACCCGCTCCACGTTCGGGGTGAACCTGCTGGTCGCACACACCGACGTCTACCTGGACGGCCAGGTGCATTCGGAGAAGCTGACCGCCAAGGAGATCGTGACCGCGCTGCAAGTGCCGCTGGTCGATCCCGCGGACGTCGCGGCCCCGATACTGCAGGCGACGGTGCTCTCCGAGCCGGTGCAAACGCTGGACTCGCTGCGTGCGGCCCGGCACGGCGCGCTGGACGCGGAGGGCGTCGACCTGTCCGAGTCGATCGAGTTGCCGCTGATGGAGGTCCGGGCGCTGCTGGACCTCGGCGACGTGGCCAAGGCGACCCGCAAACTCGACGACCTGGCCGAGCGCGTCGGCTGGCGGTGGCGGCTGATCTGGTACCGGGCCGTCGCCGAACTGCTCACCGGTGACTACGACTCCGCGATCAAGCACTTCACCGAGGTGCTGGACACCTTCCCCGGTGAGTTGGCGCCCAAGATGGCCTTGGCCGCCACCGCCGAACTGGCCGGCCACCCCGACGAGCACAAGTTCTATCAGGCCGTGTGGAAGACCGACGACGGCGTGATCTCGACGGCCTTCGGACTGGCCAGATGCCTGTCGGCGGAAGGCGATCGCGCCGGCGCGGTCCGCACCCTTGACCAGGTGCCGGCGACCTCACGGCATTTCACCACCGCGCGACTGACCAGTGCGGTAACCCTGCTGTCCGGCCGGTCGCAGCTCGAAGTCACCGAGCAGCAGATCCGCGACGCTGCCCGAAGAGTGGAGGCACTGCCTCCGACCGAACCACGAGTGCTGCAAATCCGCGCCTTGGTGCTGGGCGGCGCGCTGGACTGGCTGAAGGACAACAAGGCCAGCACCAACCACATCCTCGGTTTCCCGTTCACCGTTCATGGGCTGCGGCTCGGCGTCGAGGCGTCGCTGCGCAGCCTGGCGCGGGTCGCTCCCACCCAACGGCACCGCTACACGTTGGTGGACATGGCCAACAAGGTCCGACCCACCAGCACGTTCTGA
- a CDS encoding glutamate ABC transporter substrate-binding protein: MRRLPFRRRATSRLGLLALAIVLASCGHTEPLKVEATPTLPLPTPVGMQIMPPQPPLPPDSSSQDCDPTASLRPFPTKAEADAAVAYIRARGRLIVGLDIGSNLFSFRDPISGEITGFDVDIASEVARDIFGVPSHVEYRILSAAERITALQRSQVDIVVKTMTITCERRKLVNFSTVYLDANQRILAPRDSPITKVSDLSGKRVCVARGTTSLRRIREIAPPPVIVSTVNWADCLVALQQREIDVISTDDTILAGLVEEDPYLHIVGPNMANQPYGIGINLDNTGLVRFVNGTLERIRTDGTWNTLYRKWLTVLGPAPAPPTPRYVD; encoded by the coding sequence ATGCGGCGCCTACCCTTCCGCCGGCGGGCGACATCTCGACTCGGGCTGCTCGCCCTGGCGATCGTGCTGGCCAGTTGCGGCCACACGGAACCACTGAAGGTGGAGGCGACGCCGACGTTGCCGCTGCCCACACCGGTCGGCATGCAGATAATGCCGCCGCAGCCCCCACTGCCGCCGGACAGTTCGAGCCAGGACTGCGATCCCACCGCCAGCCTGCGCCCCTTCCCCACCAAGGCGGAGGCAGACGCCGCAGTGGCCTACATCCGCGCCCGCGGCAGGCTGATCGTCGGACTCGACATCGGCAGCAACCTGTTCAGCTTCCGCGATCCGATCAGCGGCGAAATCACCGGCTTCGACGTCGACATCGCCAGTGAGGTGGCACGCGACATCTTCGGCGTCCCGTCACATGTCGAGTACCGGATCCTGTCGGCCGCGGAGCGCATTACCGCGCTGCAAAGGTCGCAGGTCGACATCGTCGTCAAAACCATGACCATCACCTGCGAGCGGCGCAAGCTGGTGAACTTCTCCACCGTCTACCTCGACGCCAATCAGCGCATCCTCGCCCCACGCGACTCGCCGATCACGAAGGTGTCCGACCTGTCCGGTAAGCGAGTCTGCGTGGCCAGGGGCACCACCTCGCTGCGCCGGATCCGGGAGATCGCACCGCCGCCGGTCATCGTGTCGACGGTGAACTGGGCCGACTGTCTGGTGGCACTGCAGCAGCGCGAGATCGACGTCATCAGCACCGACGACACCATCCTGGCCGGGCTGGTGGAGGAAGACCCCTACTTGCATATCGTCGGGCCCAACATGGCCAACCAGCCCTACGGCATCGGCATCAATCTGGACAACACCGGGCTGGTCCGGTTCGTCAACGGCACGCTCGAACGCATCCGCACCGACGGCACCTGGAACACGCTGTATCGCAAGTGGCTGACGGTCCTCGGCCCAGCCCCCGCCCCGCCCACGCCGAGGTATGTGGACTGA
- the glnX gene encoding protein kinase G-activating protein GlnX produces MTVELAHPSTEPLGSRSPAEPAHPRWWFVSTTPGRILTIGIVLAALGVASAFATSTTIEHRQQVLTTVLDHTEPLSFAAGRLYTTLSVADAAAATAFIAQAEPRAVRLRYEQAITDASVALTRASSGLTDESMVQLLGRINAEMAVYAGLVEIARTNNRAGNPVGSSYLSEASGLMQSTILPDAQQLYEATSARVDRETTASTQIPAPVILVVATTVVFGAFAHRWLARRTRRRINPGLVVGALGILVMVVWVGTALTISTTASRSAKDTAAESLKTITNLAITAQQARADETLSLIRRGDEEVRKQAFYQRIDAMQHQLNDYMSRRHAVDKPDLQGADQLLVRWRQANDRINSYISVGNYRAATQVALGKGEDDATPAFDKLDEALTKAMEQSRTQLRNDISSANRGLSGAQVGGVVLSLSAAIAVALGLWPRLKEYR; encoded by the coding sequence GTGACGGTTGAGCTGGCGCACCCGTCGACTGAGCCGCTGGGATCGCGCTCGCCCGCGGAGCCGGCACATCCCCGGTGGTGGTTCGTCTCGACGACACCCGGCCGCATCCTGACGATCGGCATTGTTTTGGCGGCTCTCGGCGTCGCAAGCGCCTTCGCTACCTCCACGACCATCGAGCACCGGCAGCAGGTGCTGACCACCGTGCTCGACCACACCGAGCCGCTCTCGTTCGCGGCCGGACGGTTGTACACCACCCTGTCGGTGGCCGACGCCGCGGCGGCAACCGCGTTCATAGCCCAAGCCGAGCCGCGCGCGGTCCGGCTGCGCTACGAGCAGGCCATCACCGACGCCTCGGTTGCGCTGACCAGGGCCTCAAGTGGACTGACCGACGAATCGATGGTGCAATTGCTAGGTCGGATCAACGCCGAAATGGCCGTCTATGCCGGATTGGTCGAGATAGCCCGCACCAACAACCGGGCGGGCAACCCGGTCGGGTCGTCCTATCTGTCAGAGGCATCGGGGCTGATGCAATCGACGATCCTGCCCGACGCACAGCAGCTCTACGAGGCGACGTCGGCGCGGGTGGACAGGGAAACCACCGCGTCCACCCAGATCCCGGCTCCGGTGATCCTTGTCGTCGCCACCACCGTGGTCTTCGGCGCGTTCGCACATCGCTGGCTGGCTCGGCGCACCAGGCGGCGGATCAACCCCGGTCTTGTGGTGGGTGCCCTCGGTATTCTCGTCATGGTGGTGTGGGTGGGAACTGCGCTAACGATCTCTACGACGGCCAGCCGTAGCGCCAAAGACACTGCGGCTGAGTCCCTCAAGACCATCACCAACCTGGCGATCACCGCCCAGCAGGCGCGGGCCGACGAGACGCTGTCGCTGATCCGGCGCGGCGACGAAGAGGTCCGCAAGCAGGCCTTCTATCAGCGCATCGACGCGATGCAACACCAGCTCAACGACTACATGTCCCGCCGTCACGCCGTCGACAAGCCCGACCTGCAGGGCGCCGATCAGCTGCTGGTGCGCTGGCGCCAGGCCAACGACCGGATCAACTCCTACATCTCCGTCGGCAACTATCGAGCAGCCACTCAGGTGGCACTGGGCAAGGGCGAGGACGACGCCACCCCCGCCTTCGACAAGCTCGACGAAGCACTGACCAAGGCCATGGAGCAAAGCCGCACCCAACTGCGCAACGACATCTCAAGCGCGAATCGTGGACTGTCCGGCGCCCAGGTGGGAGGCGTGGTGCTCAGTCTGAGCGCCGCCATTGCGGTCGCACTCGGCCTGTGGCCCCGGCTGAAAGAGTATCGGTGA
- a CDS encoding NUDIX hydrolase, whose translation MQGDGDGWVVSDSGVAYWGRYGAAGLLLRAPRPDGSPAVLLQHRAPWSHQGGTWGLPGGARDSHETPEQTAVREAGEEAGVLAERLEVRAAVVTAQVGGVGDTHWTYTTVVADAGELLDTVPNRESAELRWVGENEVADLPLHPGFAASWQRLRTAPATVPLDRCDERRQRLPRTIQIEAGVFLWCMPGDADQAPSQLSLRIRSLLQAPT comes from the coding sequence GTGCAGGGCGACGGTGACGGATGGGTGGTATCCGACAGCGGTGTCGCGTACTGGGGCAGGTACGGTGCGGCCGGCTTGTTGCTCCGCGCCCCGCGGCCGGACGGCAGCCCTGCGGTACTGCTGCAGCATCGTGCGCCGTGGAGCCATCAGGGCGGCACCTGGGGTTTGCCGGGTGGCGCCCGAGACAGCCATGAGACGCCGGAACAGACCGCGGTCCGCGAAGCGGGTGAGGAGGCCGGCGTTCTCGCCGAGCGACTCGAGGTGCGGGCCGCGGTGGTCACCGCCCAGGTCGGCGGGGTCGGCGATACGCACTGGACCTACACCACGGTCGTCGCGGATGCCGGGGAGTTGCTGGACACCGTGCCCAACCGGGAGAGCGCCGAACTGCGCTGGGTGGGCGAGAATGAGGTGGCCGACCTGCCGTTGCATCCCGGATTCGCCGCCAGCTGGCAACGGCTGCGGACGGCCCCGGCGACTGTGCCGCTGGACCGGTGCGACGAACGGCGGCAGCGGCTGCCGCGCACCATTCAGATCGAGGCCGGGGTATTCCTCTGGTGTATGCCGGGCGACGCGGATCAGGCGCCGTCGCAGCTGAGCCTGCGTATCAGGTCGCTGCTGCAAGCGCCCACTTGA
- the thiE gene encoding thiamine phosphate synthase: protein MSRLAAARLYLCTDARRERGDLTQFAEAALAGGVDIIQLRDKDSPGERRFGPLEARDELAACEILADAAHRHGALFAVNDRADIARAAGADVLHLGQRDLPIRLAREIVAPGTLIGRSTHDPDQVAAAVASFGADEVDYFCVGPCWPTPTKPGRAAPGLQLVRAAAELGGDKPWFAIGGIDAQRLPALLDAGARRIVVVRAITSADDPCAAAEQLKWALAAAT, encoded by the coding sequence CTGTCCCGTCTGGCCGCAGCGCGGCTGTACCTGTGCACCGATGCCCGTCGTGAACGCGGCGACTTGACTCAGTTCGCCGAGGCCGCTCTGGCCGGCGGCGTGGATATCATCCAGCTGCGTGACAAGGACTCGCCTGGGGAGCGGCGGTTCGGCCCGCTGGAGGCGCGCGACGAACTGGCCGCCTGCGAGATCCTCGCCGACGCGGCCCACCGGCATGGCGCCCTGTTCGCGGTCAACGACCGCGCCGACATTGCCCGAGCGGCCGGCGCGGACGTGCTGCACCTGGGTCAACGCGACCTGCCCATCCGCCTGGCGCGGGAGATCGTCGCACCGGGCACCTTGATCGGCAGATCCACGCACGACCCCGACCAGGTTGCTGCGGCCGTAGCCAGCTTCGGGGCAGATGAGGTCGACTATTTTTGCGTCGGACCCTGTTGGCCGACTCCGACCAAGCCGGGTCGCGCGGCGCCGGGCCTGCAGCTGGTACGGGCCGCAGCCGAACTCGGCGGCGACAAGCCGTGGTTCGCTATCGGCGGTATCGACGCGCAGCGGCTGCCCGCGCTGCTCGATGCCGGTGCTCGCCGGATCGTGGTGGTGCGCGCGATCACCTCGGCTGACGACCCGTGCGCTGCCGCCGAGCAGCTCAAGTGGGCGCTTGCAGCAGCGACCTGA
- the thiO gene encoding glycine oxidase ThiO translates to MASDLHTGSLAVIGGGVIGLSVARRAARAGWAVRVHRRGERGASWVAGGMLAPHSEGWPGEERLLRLGLQSLRLWREGQFLDGLPPRLVTARESLVVAVDQADVADLRTVADWLSAQGHPVTWESAARDIEPLLAQGIRHGFRAPTELAVDNRAVLDALCQDCERLGVQWAPPVSDLCGVDADTVVIANGIDAPALWPGLPVRPVKGEVLRLRWRRGCMPLLQRVIRARVHGRQVYLVPRADGVVVGATQYEHGRDIAPVVSGVRDLLEDACTVLPALGEYELAECAAGLRPTTPDNLPIVQRLDERTLVAAGHGRSGFLLAPWTAEQIVSELSPVGAAS, encoded by the coding sequence ATGGCGTCCGACCTCCACACCGGGTCCCTGGCTGTCATCGGCGGCGGTGTCATCGGGCTATCGGTGGCCCGCCGTGCCGCACGGGCCGGTTGGGCGGTGCGGGTGCACCGCCGCGGGGAGCGTGGGGCGTCTTGGGTCGCCGGTGGCATGCTGGCCCCGCACAGCGAAGGCTGGCCCGGTGAGGAACGGTTGTTGCGGCTGGGCCTGCAGTCCCTACGGCTATGGCGTGAGGGCCAGTTTCTCGACGGGCTGCCGCCGCGACTGGTTACCGCGCGCGAGTCGCTGGTGGTGGCCGTCGACCAGGCGGACGTCGCCGACCTGCGTACCGTCGCGGACTGGTTGTCCGCGCAGGGGCACCCGGTGACCTGGGAGTCGGCGGCCCGTGACATCGAACCCCTACTGGCACAAGGTATCCGGCACGGGTTTCGGGCGCCCACCGAACTTGCCGTGGACAACCGCGCCGTGCTCGACGCGTTGTGCCAGGACTGCGAGCGGCTCGGAGTTCAGTGGGCCCCACCGGTGAGCGACCTGTGTGGTGTCGATGCAGACACAGTGGTCATCGCCAACGGCATTGATGCTCCCGCATTGTGGCCCGGTCTGCCGGTGCGCCCGGTGAAGGGCGAGGTGTTGCGACTGCGCTGGCGCCGCGGTTGTATGCCTTTGCTGCAGAGAGTAATTCGTGCCCGTGTGCACGGGCGACAGGTCTACCTGGTGCCACGAGCGGACGGGGTGGTCGTCGGCGCCACCCAGTACGAGCACGGCCGCGACATCGCGCCGGTGGTATCGGGCGTGCGTGACCTGCTGGAGGACGCGTGTACGGTGCTGCCGGCGCTCGGTGAGTACGAGCTGGCCGAGTGTGCGGCTGGGTTGCGCCCGACGACACCCGACAACTTGCCGATCGTGCAGCGACTGGATGAACGAACCCTGGTCGCGGCAGGACATGGCCGATCCGGATTCTTGTTGGCGCCGTGGACTGCCGAACAGATTGTGTCCGAACTTTCTCCGGTTGGAGCTGCCTCATGA
- the thiS gene encoding sulfur carrier protein ThiS, with the protein MIVVVNEQQVEVDEQTTVAALLESLGFPDRGIAVALDFSVLPRSDWDARICELGNPVRLEVVTAVQGG; encoded by the coding sequence ATGATCGTCGTTGTCAACGAGCAACAGGTCGAGGTCGACGAGCAGACCACTGTCGCCGCACTGCTGGAGTCGCTGGGCTTCCCGGACCGGGGTATCGCTGTGGCGTTGGACTTTTCAGTACTGCCGCGATCCGATTGGGACGCCAGGATATGTGAGCTGGGTAATCCGGTGCGACTTGAGGTGGTGACGGCGGTGCAGGGTGGCTGA
- a CDS encoding thiazole synthase yields the protein MGDHKLTIGDRSFTSRLIMGTGGATNLAVLEEALIASGTELTTVAIRRVDAEGGTGLLDLLNRLGITPLPNTAGCRGAAEAVLTARLAREALNTDWVKLEVIADERTLLPDAVELVRAAEQLVDDGFVVLPYTTDDPVLARRLEDTGCAAIMPLGSPIGTGLGITNPHNIEMIVAGAGVPVVLDAGIGTASDATLAMELGCDAVLLATAVTRAADPPAMAAAMAAAVTAGYLARRAGRIPKRFWAHASSPPR from the coding sequence ATGGGTGACCACAAACTAACGATCGGTGATCGCAGCTTCACTTCGCGGCTCATCATGGGCACCGGGGGTGCAACCAATCTGGCGGTGCTGGAAGAGGCCTTGATCGCGTCGGGTACCGAGCTGACCACCGTTGCGATCCGCCGGGTCGACGCGGAAGGGGGAACCGGACTGCTCGACCTGCTCAACCGGCTCGGCATCACGCCGCTGCCTAATACCGCGGGGTGTCGCGGCGCCGCGGAAGCGGTCTTGACAGCACGGTTGGCCCGTGAGGCGCTGAACACCGACTGGGTCAAGCTCGAGGTGATCGCCGACGAACGTACCCTGCTGCCTGACGCAGTGGAACTGGTCCGGGCCGCAGAACAATTGGTGGACGACGGATTCGTGGTCCTGCCATACACCACCGACGACCCCGTGCTGGCGCGCCGGCTGGAAGACACCGGTTGCGCAGCGATAATGCCGCTGGGCTCGCCAATCGGCACCGGCCTTGGCATTACCAACCCACACAATATCGAGATGATCGTCGCCGGTGCCGGCGTCCCCGTGGTGCTGGATGCGGGCATCGGTACCGCCAGCGATGCCACGCTGGCGATGGAATTGGGTTGCGATGCAGTGCTGTTGGCCACCGCGGTGACTCGGGCCGCAGACCCGCCGGCGATGGCCGCCGCGATGGCTGCTGCGGTAACCGCTGGGTACCTGGCGCGTCGCGCCGGGCGGATCCCGAAACGCTTCTGGGCCCACGCATCCAGCCCGCCAAGATGA
- a CDS encoding SGNH/GDSL hydrolase family protein, with the protein MTKRYVALGSSMAAGPGIGPRAAGAPWRSGRSARNYPHLVAERLNLELVDVTYSGATTADVLADHQHGAPPQIAAVNGSEALITVTIGGNDVGYIPLLMAGSLPRLARQLPLLGSRIAELLDRETRDRALAGVFDSLCELGRALRQRAPGARIVFVDYLTLLPPAGVPAPPLSEGDAELGRHVAATLERATADAAAATGCELVSAAAASRKHHAWSIEPWTVKPTKIAVPLPGRPAPLHPNGAGMRAAANLVVAQL; encoded by the coding sequence ATGACCAAACGTTATGTTGCACTGGGTAGTTCAATGGCCGCGGGTCCTGGCATCGGGCCCCGCGCCGCAGGTGCGCCTTGGCGCTCAGGCCGATCCGCCCGCAACTACCCGCATCTGGTTGCCGAACGACTGAACCTGGAACTGGTTGACGTCACATATTCCGGTGCGACTACTGCCGACGTGCTCGCCGATCATCAGCATGGCGCACCACCCCAGATCGCCGCCGTGAATGGCTCGGAGGCGTTGATCACGGTCACTATCGGCGGCAACGACGTCGGCTACATTCCGCTGCTGATGGCCGGGTCGCTGCCGCGCCTGGCGCGGCAATTGCCGTTACTGGGCTCGCGCATAGCAGAACTGTTGGACCGCGAAACCCGTGATCGGGCCCTGGCCGGGGTGTTCGATTCGTTGTGCGAGCTCGGCCGTGCACTGCGCCAGCGTGCCCCAGGGGCTCGGATTGTTTTCGTCGACTACCTGACCCTGCTGCCGCCTGCGGGGGTGCCGGCGCCGCCCCTGTCCGAGGGGGATGCCGAGCTTGGTCGCCACGTTGCCGCCACCCTCGAACGCGCGACCGCCGACGCCGCCGCGGCGACCGGCTGTGAACTAGTTAGCGCCGCTGCGGCCAGTCGCAAGCACCACGCATGGTCGATTGAGCCTTGGACGGTCAAGCCAACGAAAATCGCTGTGCCACTACCCGGTCGCCCGGCGCCGCTACATCCCAACGGCGCCGGGATGCGTGCAGCGGCGAACTTGGTTGTAGCCCAGTTGTAG
- a CDS encoding serine/threonine protein kinase, with product MSHLTNALRAATAAALMGGLACLGTATATAEPADNTSAVNTLAGSLSKGYTLNDCTAQATTGAELAVLSCGPNADSAGPVLARYILFANGDDMAGSFKDSIKDEALTACGDSGQSPTTWHQGTSGATAGHVACGTYQGAAEVIWTTDGKNILSYIRASNGDVPALYQWWRTNG from the coding sequence ATGTCTCATCTCACCAACGCGCTGCGAGCCGCGACCGCTGCAGCGCTCATGGGTGGCTTGGCCTGCCTAGGTACTGCCACCGCGACCGCAGAACCTGCCGACAACACATCCGCTGTCAACACGCTGGCTGGATCGCTGTCAAAGGGCTACACCCTCAACGATTGCACCGCCCAGGCAACCACCGGTGCGGAACTTGCCGTGCTCAGTTGCGGACCCAACGCCGACTCGGCCGGACCCGTCCTAGCCAGGTACATCCTCTTCGCCAACGGCGACGATATGGCGGGTTCGTTCAAGGACAGCATCAAAGACGAAGCCTTGACCGCTTGCGGGGACAGTGGCCAGTCACCGACCACGTGGCATCAGGGCACTTCCGGGGCCACCGCCGGGCACGTGGCCTGCGGGACCTATCAGGGTGCCGCCGAGGTCATCTGGACCACCGACGGCAAGAACATTCTGAGCTACATCCGGGCGTCCAACGGCGATGTCCCCGCGCTGTATCAGTGGTGGCGGACCAACGGCTGA